The following nucleotide sequence is from Vanrija pseudolonga chromosome 4, complete sequence.
GACCAGCGTTCTATTGCCAACCGCGTCGAAGCGGCGATTGCAgctgaggacgaggacagcgacaGCCCCGAGgtccaggcgctcaaggaggaccCGACGTTGCCCGCCCGGTTGAACGGCAACGAGCCCAGCCGCGGGGCCAAGATTGATGCGCAGatccaggccgaggaggaggccgagctggagcgcaagggcaaggcttAGGTAGTGTGTGTACAGAAatcaggcaggcaggcaggcagacaggATGCAGCGCAAAGGTGAAGGGAGCGTGGTTGCCTGGTGGAGCCGCTCCGGTGTTTGGGCGGAACAAGGAGATCGGGCCCGCCTGGCCACGCCTAGCGTTATCTGCCAGGACCAGAGCCAGGACACCGACAAGGCCGCGCAGTACCCACCCACCTGTTACACAGGAGCGTCCTTGCCCTTTCGGCCCCGAtcacacgcacacacgcaaGGAGCACGCGAGGGTTTGACCCGGACAGAAGAACAAGGAGGAGCGTGGCACAGGCACGATGCGGGGTCTCATGGTCTCACTCAGGACACCGCGTGGAATAAGCAGCAAGCCCGAGACGAGCTAGACGagccgcgagccggcgccaccccgccccccgtCCGCCGCAGCGATAACTATACGCGCTTGTTTGGGACAcctggcgggcgaggcgccaTATAAATGGTGGGCGGTGGAGCTCCCTGTGCCAAGCTCACCTCGACCCCATTGAATCTCGCTCCAAGTTGACTCCAGCATTCCGCATCCACAAAGtagccagcagccagcagcagacgCAGCCAACAGCAGacgcagccagcagcacgaTGACGGGGCTGACGGGCAAGATCTGCATCGTGACGGTGGGTGCGTGGGCTCGGTGCAAGCTGACAACGGCAGGGCGCGGCCTCTGGCATCGGCTTCGCCATCACCAGAGTGGgtagcgagcggcgcgggtgaGCCGCCCATTCCTTTGCTTACCCCCCGCCTTAGGCCttcctcgcggccggcgcagtCGGCGTCACGATGGTCGACCTGACGCAGGACGCACtggacgcggcgcacgccgacctcTCGGCGAGTGAACGCGCCCGCGTGCTCCTGCACGCCGGGGACGTGAGCAAGGAGGCCACGGCGCCAGGCTACACCGAGGCGACGATACGCAAGTGGGGCCAGGTGGACGTGAGCGTGCAGTGTGCGGGTATTCCCATGTCCCGGAAAccgctgctcgaggtggaCCTGGACGTGTTCGACAAGATCATGGCGGTGAATGTCCGCGGCGTGTTCCTCGGCATGAAGCAGAGCATCGCGGCCATGGTCGCGTCCCCGAGCGGCGGGAAGGGCTGCTCTGTCATCGTCATCTCGtcgcagctcggcctggaaGGTGAGGTGACGACCTTGGGTGCCGCTGACGGCCAGGATCGCCGGGATACTCGGCCTACTCGGCGTCCAAGTTCGCTGTGCGCGGCCTCatgtcggccgcggcgcaggagTACGGCCCGCTAGGTATCCGCGTGAACGCAATCTGCCCGGGGCGTGAGTTGGAGCCCAGAGATCACTCTGCCCTCTCGCTGACACTCCCGAAGCCATCCAGACGCCTCTCATGGCAGACTACAGCGAAGAAGAGGTCGTCCCGCACATTGCCAAGACGAGCCTCGGCCGCATAGGCAAGcccgaggagattgccgcgacggccgtcttcctcgcgtccgacggcggcgcgtacTTCTCCGGGTCGAGCTTGAAGGTGGACGGCGGGTGGAGCCAGTGGTGTTGAGAGCGAGACGTTGCGCAAAGTGTCTACATAGTACAGAGCCAGCGAGTCAGAAGCCAGCATACACAAGCCAAACGAATCCATGCATTCATAGAACCTAGTAAGACAGTCCCAGAGCCGGCGCCTACGCCTTGCGGCCCTGGTCGaagagcagcgcggcgtcaagcagcacctgcgcgccgagcacgcagTCCTCGGGCGTAGAGTACTCCTCGGGGTTGTGGCTCAGGCCGTCCTTGCACGGGATGAAGATCATGCCGGTGGGACAGTGGAGGTTGGTCGCGCACGAGTCGTGCCCAGCGCCCGAGATGATGTCGCGCACttccgcggcggcaaggctgccctcggcggcggtacgGATGGCGTCGCGGCACGCGGGGTGGAACTGgacggccggcgcgtcgaaGAGCGGCTCGAACTCGATCGCGCACTTGTACTTGTCGCCCTgcgtctcgagctccttcGCCATGGCCTTGATGTCCTTGTCGATCGCGGCCACGCCCGCGTCCGACACGTGCCGGAAGTCGAGCGAGAACGACACGTTGTTCGGGATCGTGTTGATGCTCCCTGGGTGCGCGTGGAAGATGCCCGTCGTCACCAGGCCCGAGTGGGTGCGCGCGATCTCGTGCGCGCGGGTCAGGAAGaacgcggcgagcagcaTCGGGTCGGCGCGGTACGCGAACGGCGTGGTGCCCGCGTGCGAGTCGCGCCCGCGGATGGTGATAGTGTACCACTTGTAGCCCTGGCCGCCGGCCACGACGCCGATGCGCTGCTTGTTCTCGGGGAGGACGGGGCCTTGCTCTGCACgtggtgtcagctggcaCACGGGTGTGAAGTCAGCTACCCACCAATGTGGAGCTCAAagtgcgccgcgagcgggttGGCCTTGGCG
It contains:
- the hyuC_1 gene encoding N-carbamoyl-L-amino-acid hydrolase, whose product is MSSLTTTLRTATRLAHLPRLTLRQTPSRRTMYTPRQLTVNGERMMESLHDTCKWGTGTRWGPGPNDTGMCRLTLTDSDKSVRDWFKAEMEGLGCKVSIDAMGNMFAVRPGQSAGAPTAMGSHLDTQPTGGRYDGILGVHAAVEAMRVVVENGVQTKYPLAVINWTNEEGARFPKSLHGSSVWAGTLPLDKALALTDVADPTLIAGEELARIGYAGEMECSAKANPLAAHFELHIEQGPVLPENKQRIGVVAGGQGYKWYTITIRGRDSHAGTTPFAYRADPMLLAAFFLTRAHEIARTHSGLVTTGIFHAHPGSINTIPNNVSFSLDFRHVSDAGVAAIDKDIKAMAKELETQGDKYKCAIEFEPLFDAPAVQFHPACRDAIRTAAEGSLAAAEVRDIISGAGHDSCATNLHCPTGMIFIPCKDGLSHNPEEYSTPEDCVLGAQVLLDAALLFDQGRKA
- the Elen_1325 gene encoding 3-beta-hydroxycholanate 3-dehydrogenase (NAD(+)) 2, with translation MTGLTGKICIVTGAASGIGFAITRAFLAAGAVGVTMVDLTQDALDAAHADLSASERARVLLHAGDVSKEATAPGYTEATIRKWGQVDVSVQCAGIPMSRKPLLEVDLDVFDKIMAVNVRGVFLGMKQSIAAMVASPSGGKGCSVIVISSQLGLEGSPGYSAYSASKFAVRGLMSAAAQEYGPLGIRVNAICPGPIQTPLMADYSEEEVVPHIAKTSLGRIGKPEEIAATAVFLASDGGAYFSGSSLKVDGGWSQWC